The Xiphophorus couchianus chromosome 6, X_couchianus-1.0, whole genome shotgun sequence genomic interval ctctttttgttctttttacagGTTATCATTTCAATGacgtttgttttttacaaaagcCGAAGCGGATGACCTCATGTCACGGTTGCTCGGCGGACAACAGTATCTTCAGCGGCGCACGTACTATATATAAACATCTGCATCAGTGGGATTCCTTATCAGCTGCAGTGCCTCTCTGCGGTTTTtgtccgggacctttgtccagGTCCCGGCTATGCCTAGTTTCCCCTGCTTATACCTCTGTCACAGAAATAGCCCCAAGAATGTCTTTGACAAGACTATCACAGACGCTGCCTTTTGTTGCTCGACCGGGGCCGTTTCCGTGGATGTATGAGCCGACAAGCCGACACTAGCCGTAGCTGTTGGCAGAAAACACGTCTCTTTTTCtaaaagcagcaacaaaaacaccGTCCTCATTGCTCTGAGGACGTGATTTATGTGACACGCCGACTTGTTGGGGGCCCGCAGGgcgttttttttcttagctaCAGTATCTGGACAATTGTGAATATATACGCTTCACACTACCCGCATGTTGCGCCTTGGgtttatgtttgtctttttggtaTAAAGAAAGCTGACGAGGTGAAACCTTGTTCTTGTTCTGAAATTCCTCTCTGCCTTTCGTCCTCTGTTTCTCCAGGTGGGACCAGATGGAGGGTTTGGAGGAAGGATAGACACATTTCTTCTGTCATGTCAGCAAAGGCCAAGGTTTGTCAGGAACATCCTCTCCTTCGTCTTCATTTTGCGCTCAGTCCAGTTTCTTCACTCTTCCACTGATGTAAGAATAACAAAGTCAGCGAAAaaaagttcagttcagtttatttgtacagtgcCGATTCACTACACGTTaactcaaggcactttacaaaaaaaattattcggACCAATggcacatacagtacatgccATCATCATCAAACAATACAACAAGTTCAGTTTatgattaaaattagtttaaaagttttctatctGAGGAAACCCAGATTGCGTTGCACAGCAATCTATCATACCGaacatgcatgtagcgacagtggggaggaaaaactccccttcaAAAGGAAGacacctccagcagaaccagaaccagaaccagaacctggctcagtgtgAACGGTGAATCTCCACCGTCTGGAGATTTGAGGAGACAGAGCAGAAACATGACCACTGATCCAGGAACACTTTCTGTTAGAGAAAAATAAGATGTAGTCTCtacaaggaataaaaaaaaggaaaacatacagTTAAACGTTTCAAAACAGTAAATAATGCAGAACTGTAGAGATTAGAAGGAGAAAGTGACAGAAGGAGGAAAAGTGGTCATTCTGTCCTCTAGCAGTCTAAGCTTACAGCAGCGTAACTACAGAGAGGGGAGAAAATTCAAGTTTTAAGCCTAGACTTAAAAGTAGAACTGATAAGTAAAGGCTCTGTCTCCCATTCTAGTTTTAGAAGCTCAAGAACCAGCATAAACCTGCAGACTGAGAATGAAGTGCTTTGGTAGGAACATCTGGACCAATCAGATCTCTGCTGTATGATGGAGTTTAAGGGTTTTATATGTGAGAGGAAGAAAGTTCAAATAGAACATGTGAATATATATCAAGAGTTTTTAAGGAATTCTGTCAAGGGCAAACTTTTCACCTTGCTTTTTTACCCCCCTTTTTcagaatttactttaaattatttgttgaagtttttgtAATAATGAGGAAGTTACAGTAGAGTACTAGAGCCACactaagaaaatgtaaaaaatgaaattatgagaatgaagccataaaattactagaataaagtcataataataaattttattatcaaaatattattctcatatgactttattttgtaacattatGGCTTCTCTTAATTTTACttgttcaatgttttattttttattagcatggccctaatactcctCACCATACGTTTACctacagtggcttgcaaaagttTTTGCACACCTTGTTCTTATCCATATTTTGTgacgttacaaccacaaacatatttttacaaataaacatttgaaaagtgcGGCGTACAAAAGCAATCAGCCCCCTTTTCTCTGAGTGCAACCAGTTTCCTTCAGAAGTTTCCTGATGCCTGCTAATGACTAaacagagtccacctgtgtgtaatctaATCTCAGTAgaaatccagctgctctgtgacgCCTCAGAGGTTCAGAGAATATTGGAGAGCCAACAGGAAGTCCAAGGAACACAGCGGACAGGTCAGGGGGAAAGCTGTGAGGAAGCAGTTTAAACAGGACTCCACATGGATGCTATAAAATGATTTCTCAAGCTCTTATCATCTCACTGTTCCATCCATCAGAGAGAAATGGTAAGAGTCTGGAACAACTGTAAACCTTCCATTCCAGGCCGTCCACCTAAACGTCCAGCTGAACCAGCAGAGCTCTGATCAGAGATGCAGCCAAGAGGCTCATGGTGACTCTGGACAGAGATTCAATCTGACCACAGGACAACTATTAGCAGTCGGTGCACAAATGTGTCTTTCTGGaagaagagtggcaagaagaaagccgtTGTTAAAGGAAAGCCGTAAGACGTCTTGACTGCAGTTTTCCAGAAGCCATGTTGGACACAAacaacatgtggaagaaggagcTTTGGTCAGACCAGaacaaaattcaacttttagGCCACAATACAAAACACTGTGTGTGGAGGagaactaacactgcacatcactcTGAACGCACCATCCCCACTGTCTaatgtggtggtggcagcatcatgttctGGAGTTGCTTCTCTCCAGCAGGGACAGGGATGATGGTCAGAGTTGATATGAAGATGAATGGAGCCAAATACAGGACAAtgttggaagaaaacctgttggagtcTAAAGACTGGAGACTGGGGCGAAGGTTCAGCTTCCAGCAGAACAACCATTCTAAACATAAAGCCAGGGCtgcaatgaaatggtttaaaaaaaattcatgtgttaggatggcctagtcaaagtccagaccttaacccaaTCCAGAATCTGTGGCAATTTCTGAAAACTGcatctaatctgactgaacttgagctgtttggaaaagaaaaatgggcaaaaatttCAGTCAATGGATGATCcaagctggtagagacaaaccCTACAGACTagcagctgtaactgcagcacAAGGTGGTTCCATAAAGCATTCACTCAGAGGGCTGAATACCTTTTACACACTGCACTTTTCAgcgttttatttgtaaaacaaattttgaatcatgtatgattttctttctatttcacaattacacagcactttgtgttggtcttttacACGGAattccaatgaaatatatttatatttgtgtttgtaacatgacaaaatatgggAATGTGTAAGGGGTTTATTAATAGCATGGCCATAAATCAATGGGCTACAACAGAGAGCTCATTTCAACCACACTGTCATGACTGCAGCAGTAAGCAGCTCCTGTAGTGTTGATGGCAATGCATTAATTATGAGTCTTCCTTAAAGGAGACACGACCAACATCACAGGAAGAGCTCCGACTTTACTGTTCTGACGCTCATCATGAACCATGTCAGAAGGATTTCAGCTCCTGGCCTCACGACTTTAATGCTCCaatgcaacatttaattaaCGCCATTTCCTTCTGTCTgacaaaaatctgtttgaaaagttaaaagtgtgtggaaatgttttccatccatGGACTCAGTTCTGATATAATCTTGTTGCAGGTAGACACAGTTTTAAAGACAGACTGTCTTGCTTTCAAAATCCTGAGAGAACCGGAGCGTCCAGACATTTTCTCGATAAACTGATAATGACCCCCTACCCTCTCTCTTCTTGTCGGTCTGCTGGCCGAAATGAAGGGAACTCAACTAAACATTTAGAGAGAGTAACAGACACAGCTgcttactgttgtttttttttttttataaagctgGTTTGAAGTCAGCAGAACAGTCAGTAAAAAATCAGAGgcaaaatgaactgaaaaacacattttaacaaagaGGATGCGTATATAATTTATAGTAGCATAAGCTACCGTAGCTTTAAGGTGACTTGCTGGTTTTCTGCTGCATGTAATATTCGATGTTTTTCACTACTTGTGCAGAATATAATTTCGAACTTAATCTGAAAATAAGTCTGACACTGATCTGgaatcagatttttaataatCACAATGTCCGTGTAAACATAAGCATCACCATGCAGCCTTTTTCTGTGAATGCTTGGAtcaaagtcaaaacatttagaAGTAAATATTACAGATTATAAATGATAGCTATAAGGCTATTGATAGTAGAGCAAGAGTGATGAGAATGGTTGCATTTTtggtttcaaataaaaataattagaatatgttttaaatttttgtttaagaTTTGACGCAACACTGTAAACCCATAAAACCTTTGCTCTGTAGTTCAATGATTCCTCCAACACATGTTTACATTTCCAGAAGATGAACATTGAGAGCTGATGCTGAtatcagcatttatttttctccatgtGGATCAGCTGCGGCTGCTGGTACATTTCTGTTCAGACTggttcaaaacaaacagaaataaaaataaaagaaaacggTGCAAAATAAGTCGGCTCTGCAGTGGCAGCTGTGCCCCgttctcacacaaacacagagttTTGTTCTCTGTGGTCAGTTCTCACTTCATTTACTAAAACCACAGCTAGCAGAACTCTCAAGAGGAAAACAGTTTCagagttattttctttttgaaacgTCAAGACAGAGGAATTCATCACAGTGCTTGGATCAAAGCTAAAGCAGAAAGCTGACTGTCATCATTGTATAGATACAAAGTGAGACTTTCATTTATCTCTCTGCTGGTAGAGAATGCAACgtcacaaataaaacacagcaacattAAAAGCTGACTGTTCTAGTTCATAGTGCTTTTATTACCCACAATGCAAATCAGTAGAAACTCACGGGATGTAATTACactgcataaacacaaaatcttaagaagtatttttggtctggtttctggtccaaatatcttattaaacttgaaataagacaaattaacTTAAAGGTAACTTTTTAGCGAGATATAGAGGcttcttttaagtaaataatttcttaatattgatgaaaaagtacttgttccactggcagatcatttcacttataacatgtgaaaaacatcttgttataagtgaaataatctgccaatggcaTTCGTACTTTTTCGTTAATATTAAgaagttatttacttaaaacaagcctctatatcttgataaaaaaacacctaaaagttggtttgtcttatttcaactttactaagatatttgcaccagaaactagaccaaaaatacttcttttttttaagatttcgTGTTTTCGCAGTGTAGCGTTTTGGTGTGCTGTGAGGAGTTAGAGGTGAGGTctagtttgtattttctgtgcTCAGGTCCTGCTTTGGGTGCTCATCTCCTTGCTGCCGCTGGTGGAAGGAGCTCACATGAGagccgctgctgctggtggtggacCGGGGTCAGACCTGAACCGTGCTGCAGGCCTTCTGGAGGCTCAGGAGGGGAGAGACTTTCCTGTCACGCTGCCAGAGGTGGTGGAGGacaaggagcaggaggaggacagCGAGCCGTACCCCACATGGCACGCTCTATATGGTACTGCTGACAAAGCCCACTGCGCTGATCGGAGTCTGAGCTTTAATGGAACATGCTAATATAAAACCATGCAAATGTGTTTATactctttaaagctgcagtatgtaagtttaaaaaaaaaaaaagaaaactttttcaactttttgttgaaactgtcactgtgtcGTGACAGTGtaagacagaaaatctgtgaaaaaatggaGTTACTCttccttctcccagtgctaactagaaacaatcAGATGCAgtaggcgggtcttagtgctgccaatcacTCCCGTGTGCGCACCGCTGATCCCCGTACCtttttgctctctgctacagAACAACAGATTTTGTCATGattgctaaggctagttagcatggataaacagtttttcagtaacagtgagttgtttctccaccattagcacatttagaaGCGTGttcatgaggatgattgacagcgctaaatcGAAGAAGCAAGGTTTTCATACTTTAGCAGTTTTtgagtagttttattttcatttagttttgaCTTCAGATTTCCAattctattttagtttttattaggtTGGACTGTTTGCTAGTTCGGTTTaggttttattcatttcaggTATAGTTTCCGTCTTTCTTTATTATATGAGTCCCTCCTGGAgcaagactgaaaaaaaacctgaaatagTTGTTGGTGTCAAAACCCAAGAAAATCATCAGTTTTTAGAAATTGTGGCCAAATGAATGACCAGACCTACAGCTATGAAAGGTGAAAGGCAGAGAAACTTTCAAAAAAATCCagtaaacacaataaagtcTCATGGACATGATGAAGTAGTCTTTAAGACTTGTGGGATTTTCCCAACTTAATATTGCTCTACATATTATATCTGGTTTGTCTGCAGgacatttttaactaaaacacagttttattcaaaataatccCAAATTGGACTCTAGTCcgttctctctgtttttcctgACATGATGCTCTGTGAACGCTCATTACACTTTCTGGTCTGGTCAGACGAGAGGAGAACTAAAGAGAGTGGCAGAAAGCTACTTTGAAGAGATCATTCATAGATCTGGTTAGACCAGAAAATTGAACTTGACAGATTCTGTCCATCCTGTCTGGCTGAACTCGAGTCCTGTTGTATAAAAATTGCCctgtcaaaacagaaacagaagcaaCAAAATGCTGACTAAGGGGAGTTAAATGCAAATGTACTCCGCACTTCTCAAATTTCTATCTGTAAAACTATTTGAGAACTATAATTTTCCTTCGACTATGCAATTATGCCCTCCTTGTGATGTTGTGCCACATAAAATTGTTAGAAAAAGACACAGAGGAGAGCTTGGAATGTGTCAAAGTGTTAAAACAAATCCCTGATTcaaattcagatgttttctcAGATATACTCTACGTTGGGGCGCGGTTGCCACCAAATACATCATGTATTAACTTGCATTTTCATGTCCATTATActtgaaataaacccaaagctatttctaataaagtttcatATAAATATCAAGCGTAGCACTACAGCAAAAGCCATAGCACTCCACTTGTGAAGGTAAATCTATAGAGCCTCACATTGACACTCGGACACCAACTTTGAGTGACGCTCTGCCGGACAGGATacgataaaaacattttaaaaattcaccAGTACAAACAGTTTTGTAAGGGTTTATATTTTAGATCTGAAGCAGCGGGTCAACTCcactccaacacacctgaattctCTCTCCAGCAGTGGTTCAGCTCTGCTGAGCGCCAGGTCCTCACTGTAACTAAGAATTTGTTCTTAATAAGTCACCTGGTTAAATGAAAGGATCCTGGTAAAgaaccattcatttgattcaggtctATATGAGGAGTGAATCTAATAGCATCAGGATGGTAGACCTGAAGAACTGATTATGTCAATAACTTCACAGATCCAGCCTCTGGATCTTCTGTCATTCTGTCTGCTAcatccttttatgttttttttttgtgtgtgtttgtttcagagCCCTTTGTGATGGATGAGCTGGATGACCATCCCAGCGTCCGCTGGGCAGGGCGCTCCCCACGCTCCTCTGACCCCACAGCACCTCAACCCAAGGGGTCGCAAAAGAAGAAGAGACGAAAGAAGAAAGGAGAGGATGAAGGAGAGGAGGCGGGAAACGCGGACAGAAGGGGGAAAGGTAAAAGCCGCCCCCCAAAACAGAGCAGCAGGGACTGCCGGGTGGAGAAGAAAGAGATGAAGGTTCGGGACCTCGGACTGGGCTTTGATTCGGACGAGATCGTCCTCTTTAAGTTTTGTGTGGGCTCCTGCCAGAGCTCCAGGATAAACTACGATCTGGCGCTGAACGCGCTGCTGGAAAACGGCTCGCTTCCGCGCCGCGTCGCCCGGAAGGTGAGCAGGAACCCCTGCTGCCGGCCAGACCGCTACGAGCCGGTTTCCTTCATGGACACCTCCACCACCTGGAGGACCATAGAGTCGCTTTCAGCTGCCAGCTGCATGTGCATAGGCTGAACGGACGCTCAGTGctgtgtgcaaaaataaaaaaaagaccagaGGGAGGCGCTGTCGCACATAGGAAGTTACAGAGCCCGTGTGTTGGGTGCAGCTGGACGAAAAAGGGCTAAAATCAGAGACTAATGTGGAACAGCAGCAGGGAATGAACAGACTGTTTTCACATCCATGTCGGACACAGGATTCAGGAACCTGCGGGCCCCGGAACTCCTCCGAAAAAAACCCCGAACAAAAACTCCTATCTAAACgtgttttgactttttgttggAAGAGACCTGagataaaagaacaaaaaagccTAGTTAAAGGACTGACACTGTGTTTATACTGTAACTTTAACTAAACGCTTACTGCAAACAGTGAAACCAGCACTTcccaaaaaaccccaacagtCTGTTTCTGACCCCCACCCCCATGTCCACCCCTCaccccaccccacacacacaaacagagacCTCACATTATATCTTTTTCTATACGTTCAGGTGAACTCAGCCTAATGGATGCCATGCATCTTCATGTATTACTGTGTAAGAGTAAGATATATTTATTacagataaattatttatttattatggcTTCATATGAGAGCTGTTTTATATGGACTCTATAATGTAGATACAAATATATCTATTTATTGCCAAGATTCACATTTCACCCTCGCAGCTGCTTTTTGTTGACTCCGTCTCAGTGattcatttccacatttttccaaaCGTA includes:
- the LOC114145767 gene encoding uncharacterized protein LOC114145767 gives rise to the protein MTHRSARRAAAGASGSVPAHRERISHGTAGGTRWRVWRKDRHISSVMSAKAKVLLWVLISLLPLVEGAHMRAAAAGGGPGSDLNRAAGLLEAQEGRDFPVTLPEVVEDKEQEEDSEPYPTWHALYEPFVMDELDDHPSVRWAGRSPRSSDPTAPQPKGSQKKKRRKKKGEDEGEEAGNADRRGKGKSRPPKQSSRDCRVEKKEMKVRDLGLGFDSDEIVLFKFCVGSCQSSRINYDLALNALLENGSLPRRVARKVSRNPCCRPDRYEPVSFMDTSTTWRTIESLSAASCMCIG